From the genome of Drosophila melanogaster chromosome 2L, one region includes:
- the CG15147 gene encoding uncharacterized protein: MPDKRPLDPLQPVLYIDHCRYRQTYRKRALHLHSSLAEALRAIQPRVKLQLRINDKGPPEDGSFEVAIAPQPTDDSTARQSVWTGLRRMPSASKVPHVDDILTPVCFALKLRDPHKESHRRMLTNLRHNEGSRPRTRTIKNVLNNT, from the coding sequence ATGCCCGACAAAAGGCCACTGGATCCACTCCAGCCGGTGCTCTACATTGACCACTGCCGTTATCGTCAAACTTATCGCAAGCGAGCCCTGCACCTCCATTCTTCGCTGGCGGAGGCTCTGAGGGCCATTCAGCCAAGGGTTAAGCTCCAGCTAAGGATCAACGACAAAGGCCCGCCCGAAGATGGATCCTTTGAGGTTGCTATTGCTCCGCAACCAACCGATGATTCCACGGCCCGTCAAAGTGTATGGACTGGACTAAGGCGGATGCCCAGTGCATCGAAGGTTCCCCATGTGGACGACATTCTCACCCCAGTTTGTTTCGCCCTCAAACTGAGGGATCCGCACAAGGAATCACATCGGCGGATGCTAACCAATTTGCGGCACAACGAAGGCAGTCGACCAAGGACGAGGACTataaaaaatgtgttaaataATACCTag
- the CG43054 gene encoding uncharacterized protein, whose protein sequence is MNWFNNICEESRLKFFPNLQTVKAKRKYEIGLMSADECYSFIKKNLKSRNVVEEEMLWKVPIILVCIGCIIVILFAFCFAFQCVITKVKTAKVPKRFDFDICEAEKPKAQPIHKASQIDHPKKGTNCCTCLKSNLL, encoded by the coding sequence ATGAATTGGTTCAATAATATATGCGAGGAAAGTCGCTTAAAGTTTTTTCCCAATCTTCAAACAGTCAAAGCTAAGCGTAAatacgaaattggcctgatGAGCGCAGATGAGTGCTATAGTTTCATAAAGAAAAACCTGAAGTCCAGAAATGTTGTAGAAGAAGAAATGTTGTGGAAAGTCCCCATAATTCTTGTGTGTATCGGCTGCATAATAGTCATactatttgcattttgtttcgCATTTCAGTGTGTGATAACAAAGGTAAAGACCGCCAAAGTGCCAAAGCGTTTCGATTTCGACATTTGTGAAGctgaaaaaccaaaagccCAACCAATCCACAAGGCCAGCCAAATTGATCACCCAAAGAAAGGAACAAATTGCTGTACTTGTTTAAAATCAAATCTACTTTGA